From Bacillus sp. FSL K6-3431, the proteins below share one genomic window:
- a CDS encoding MarR family winged helix-turn-helix transcriptional regulator, translating to MILEEELLQHNVEDVAALEKELRYIAAIIKQKGRELLTDYSITPPQFIALQWLFEDGDMTIGELSNKMYLACSTTTDLIDRMEKKELVMRVRDPNDRRVVRIHLLEIGKKMIDEVIQKRQGYLQDVLVRFSADEVVNLKDSLSKLHHDMRKE from the coding sequence ATGATTTTAGAAGAGGAACTTCTGCAACATAATGTAGAAGACGTCGCAGCTTTGGAAAAAGAACTCCGTTATATAGCGGCTATTATTAAGCAAAAAGGCCGCGAGCTATTAACAGATTATTCGATCACGCCTCCTCAGTTTATTGCTTTGCAGTGGCTATTTGAAGATGGAGATATGACTATTGGCGAATTATCTAATAAAATGTATCTTGCATGTAGTACAACTACGGATTTAATCGATAGAATGGAAAAAAAAGAACTTGTTATGCGTGTAAGGGATCCGAACGATCGTCGTGTAGTTAGAATCCATTTACTAGAAATAGGTAAGAAAATGATTGACGAAGTAATTCAGAAACGACAAGGTTATTTGCAAGATGTGCTTGTACGCTTTTCTGCTGATGAGGTTGTCAATCTAAAAGATAGTTTATCTAAGCTGCATCACGATATGCGAAAAGAATGA
- the racE gene encoding glutamate racemase produces MEQAIGVIDSGVGGLTVAKEIIRQMPNEVIYYLGDTARCPYGPRTEQEVRKFTWQMAEFLVGRNIKMLVIACNTATAVVLEEMRSELDIPVIGVISPGSRAALKSTENKQIGILGTIGTINSKAYVHELKLINSEVNVTQLACPKFVPIVESFEYNSSVAKKVVSETLDPIKDSGIDTLVLGCTHYPLLAPLIERVMGPSVKVISSGEETAQEVSTILDYNKMLNASGEKPKHIFFTTGSKQIFGRIAMDWLKEKNLQIEFANITHYETNLHI; encoded by the coding sequence TTGGAACAGGCAATAGGTGTAATTGATTCTGGTGTTGGTGGTTTAACGGTAGCTAAAGAAATTATAAGGCAAATGCCGAATGAAGTAATTTATTATTTAGGAGATACTGCTCGATGTCCATATGGGCCTAGAACCGAACAAGAAGTAAGAAAGTTCACTTGGCAAATGGCAGAATTTTTGGTGGGAAGAAATATTAAAATGCTTGTTATTGCTTGCAATACTGCGACAGCTGTCGTATTGGAGGAAATGCGGTCAGAGCTGGATATTCCGGTAATTGGCGTTATTTCACCGGGTTCTAGAGCGGCTTTAAAGAGTACGGAAAATAAACAAATAGGGATACTAGGTACGATTGGGACAATTAACAGCAAAGCATATGTACATGAACTAAAGTTAATTAATAGCGAAGTGAATGTTACACAGCTAGCATGTCCGAAGTTTGTTCCTATTGTAGAAAGTTTTGAATATAATAGTAGTGTTGCAAAAAAAGTGGTTTCTGAAACGCTTGATCCAATTAAAGATAGTGGTATTGATACACTCGTCCTCGGTTGTACACATTATCCACTGCTAGCACCACTTATTGAAAGGGTTATGGGACCTTCAGTAAAAGTGATTAGTTCAGGAGAAGAAACTGCCCAAGAAGTCAGCACGATCCTTGATTATAATAAAATGTTAAATGCATCAGGCGAAAAGCCTAAACATATTTTTTTTACAACTGGTTCTAAACAAATCTTTGGCCGCATAGCTATGGATTGGCTTAAAGAGAAAAATTTGCAGATAGAATTTGCGAATATTACCCATTATGAAACGAATCTACACATATGA
- a CDS encoding DUF6147 family protein translates to MKILKRVLIVFVAFMTLGSFSQIGLATAESNELDKPLSSNPPPLDLSIGTGSTLNNMSLLSTQYLMSGSSMIQVVNSTRLKVSGNTKAYTPVDKITVDLYLEQWDSSSSKWKTVLSIGETSNFYSTIVSTGKEVQVVKSYYYRLRANHRVVKAGKSETKTSVTGYVYAK, encoded by the coding sequence ATGAAAATATTAAAAAGAGTATTAATTGTATTTGTAGCATTCATGACATTAGGTTCCTTCTCACAGATTGGCTTGGCTACTGCTGAATCAAACGAATTGGACAAGCCTTTATCTTCTAATCCCCCGCCGCTAGACCTTAGTATCGGAACAGGTAGTACATTAAATAATATGAGTCTTCTTTCAACTCAATATTTAATGAGTGGTAGTTCAATGATTCAAGTCGTTAATAGTACAAGATTAAAAGTAAGTGGAAACACAAAAGCTTATACCCCTGTAGACAAAATTACTGTCGATCTCTATCTAGAACAATGGGATTCATCTTCAAGCAAATGGAAAACTGTACTCTCTATAGGAGAAACAAGTAATTTTTATTCTACAATTGTTTCCACAGGCAAAGAAGTACAGGTGGTAAAAAGCTACTATTACCGCTTACGCGCAAATCATAGGGTAGTGAAGGCAGGTAAATCTGAAACGAAAACAAGTGTAACTGGATACGTATATGCGAAATAA
- a CDS encoding GerMN domain-containing protein, with protein MAKRTYVAALVIILATSIFSAGCGLIGKDKEKIDPQKEVSHLKEGENLEATPDTAEKETAGEEATDTMMTDLYLIDRNGLVVSQRLSLPKTESRAKQALEHLVAEGPVTEMLPNGFRTVLPAGTEVDVDIKDGKAVVDFSEEFTKYEAKDEQKILQAVTWTLTQFDSVESVELRVNGYVLEEMPVDGTPISKEGLSRADGINTQQVDLVDITNSRPLTLYYLAQASEDYYYVPVTRRVSNNQSDDLTAVINELIEGPSLQTALFSGLGLVDDVKLLDEPKVEKGNVTLNFNEAVLGSSGENVIADEVLQSLVLSLTEQKGIESVSIMVNGKSELMNEAGETLTAPVTRPEKINAGSF; from the coding sequence ATGGCAAAACGGACTTATGTGGCCGCTTTAGTAATTATCTTAGCAACGAGCATATTTTCAGCCGGATGCGGTCTCATCGGTAAAGATAAAGAGAAAATCGATCCGCAAAAGGAAGTTTCTCACTTAAAGGAGGGTGAAAATCTAGAAGCTACTCCTGATACTGCTGAGAAAGAAACCGCAGGTGAAGAAGCTACAGATACAATGATGACCGATCTTTACTTAATTGATCGAAATGGTTTAGTTGTTTCACAGAGACTTTCATTACCAAAAACAGAGTCTAGAGCTAAGCAAGCTTTAGAACATTTAGTAGCTGAAGGACCTGTCACCGAAATGTTACCTAATGGGTTTAGAACGGTACTCCCCGCTGGAACAGAAGTAGATGTAGATATAAAAGATGGTAAAGCAGTGGTAGATTTTTCTGAAGAATTTACGAAATACGAAGCGAAGGATGAACAGAAAATTTTACAAGCTGTTACATGGACATTGACACAATTTGATTCAGTAGAATCGGTGGAACTGAGGGTAAATGGATATGTGTTAGAGGAAATGCCTGTTGATGGAACACCGATAAGTAAGGAAGGTTTATCAAGGGCGGATGGGATTAATACCCAACAGGTCGATCTAGTCGATATTACAAATTCACGCCCACTTACACTTTATTATTTAGCTCAAGCAAGTGAAGATTACTATTATGTACCAGTAACTCGTCGTGTGTCTAATAATCAATCAGATGATTTGACCGCAGTTATCAATGAATTGATCGAAGGGCCAAGTCTACAAACAGCACTCTTTAGTGGATTAGGGTTGGTTGATGATGTAAAACTATTAGATGAACCTAAAGTTGAAAAGGGAAATGTCACACTTAATTTTAATGAGGCAGTATTAGGAAGCAGTGGAGAAAATGTGATTGCGGACGAGGTACTACAGTCGCTTGTATTATCCTTGACTGAACAAAAGGGTATTGAAAGTGTTTCTATCATGGTCAACGGGAAATCGGAATTAATGAATGAAGCTGGCGAGACTTTGACTGCTCCAGTTACCCGTCCTGAAAAAATAAATGCTGGAAGTTTTTAA
- the rph gene encoding ribonuclease PH, producing the protein MRHDERKANELRNIHIETDYLKHPEGSVLITVGDTKVICTASVEERVPPFMRGEGKGWITAEYSMLPRATGTRNIRESSKGKVSGRTMEIQRLIGRALRAVVDLEVIGEKTVWIDCDVIQADGGTRTASISGAFVAMALALNKVHQEKNFSTFPIKDYLAATSVGVVQDTGVVLDLDYIEDSSALVDMNIVMTGAGKFVELQGTGEESTFSASELQELLAIGEMGIKKLITIQKDALGDVSNLIANHQISESEK; encoded by the coding sequence ATGCGTCATGATGAAAGAAAAGCAAATGAGTTGAGGAATATACATATAGAAACTGATTATTTAAAGCATCCTGAAGGATCGGTGCTTATTACAGTTGGAGATACAAAGGTAATTTGTACTGCAAGTGTGGAAGAACGCGTCCCACCATTTATGCGTGGAGAAGGAAAAGGCTGGATTACTGCTGAGTATTCAATGCTACCCCGTGCTACTGGTACGAGAAATATAAGAGAATCATCAAAAGGTAAAGTATCAGGACGTACAATGGAAATTCAGCGTTTGATAGGGAGAGCGCTAAGAGCGGTCGTCGATCTTGAAGTAATCGGTGAAAAAACAGTGTGGATCGACTGCGATGTTATCCAAGCTGATGGCGGCACAAGAACCGCATCTATTTCAGGTGCATTTGTTGCAATGGCGCTTGCCCTGAATAAAGTGCATCAGGAAAAAAACTTTTCAACTTTTCCGATAAAAGACTATCTTGCAGCTACTAGCGTAGGAGTTGTTCAAGATACTGGTGTTGTATTAGATCTTGATTATATAGAAGATAGCTCAGCGCTTGTGGATATGAACATCGTAATGACAGGTGCAGGGAAATTTGTCGAACTACAAGGTACTGGTGAAGAGTCAACATTTTCAGCAAGTGAACTTCAAGAACTACTTGCAATTGGGGAAATGGGAATAAAAAAATTAATTACTATCCAAAAAGATGCACTTGGTGATGTGTCCAATTTAATCGCTAATCACCAAATCTCGGAGAGTGAAAAATGA
- a CDS encoding PH domain-containing protein: MYEKITRPNRKISIVATKVWRLSNLIGHVTTLLILSILLYLDYHFSWVNWVGIILMLLTGLIGLSAIWSIVFEPILLQRSWRYDVDEAFVKLKHGSWTEEHVLIPMEKVQYVSTSEGPLLRKYGLISLEIGTMASTHAIPMIPRAEALELRDRIAHFAKIKEVD; encoded by the coding sequence ATGTATGAAAAAATAACACGACCAAATAGAAAGATTTCTATTGTAGCAACGAAAGTTTGGCGACTGAGTAATTTGATTGGTCATGTGACAACATTACTTATCTTATCGATCTTACTTTATCTTGATTATCATTTCTCTTGGGTAAATTGGGTTGGTATTATTCTAATGTTACTTACTGGTTTAATCGGATTGTCAGCCATTTGGTCGATTGTATTTGAACCGATCCTTTTGCAAAGGAGTTGGCGCTATGATGTCGATGAAGCATTTGTGAAATTAAAACATGGATCTTGGACTGAGGAGCATGTTTTAATTCCGATGGAGAAAGTGCAATATGTATCGACTAGTGAAGGACCGCTTCTAAGGAAATATGGTCTTATATCTTTAGAAATTGGGACAATGGCATCTACACATGCAATCCCGATGATTCCACGAGCAGAAGCACTTGAACTTCGTGATCGCATCGCACATTTTGCGAAAATTAAGGAAGTGGATTAA
- a CDS encoding RNA polymerase sigma factor: MIKGLLRKVLKKDRDSERIIFEMFYERVYFTAYYIVQDRDLAQDVVQETFVKVFKNIHTVESGEKLGAWIAAIASRTAIDQLRKIKRWNDIATEDVIINEQLAMDNEYVSSVETIVEERVLKSILYQTMDEIKPEHKQVLILRYLHDMSYEEIARSLQINITTVRSRIHRAKLQLRRSIENQPALREMIFNAKI; encoded by the coding sequence TTGATCAAAGGATTATTACGTAAAGTCCTTAAAAAAGATCGTGATTCAGAAAGAATTATCTTTGAAATGTTCTATGAGCGCGTGTATTTTACAGCTTATTATATAGTGCAGGATCGTGATCTTGCTCAAGATGTAGTACAAGAAACATTTGTTAAGGTGTTTAAAAATATACATACGGTTGAAAGTGGAGAGAAATTAGGTGCTTGGATAGCGGCCATTGCATCTCGGACAGCAATTGATCAGCTACGAAAAATAAAAAGATGGAACGATATTGCTACAGAAGACGTCATTATAAATGAACAGCTTGCTATGGATAACGAATATGTGTCATCAGTAGAAACGATCGTAGAAGAAAGAGTATTAAAAAGCATCTTATATCAAACAATGGATGAAATAAAACCAGAGCATAAGCAAGTTTTAATTCTTAGGTATTTACATGATATGTCATATGAAGAGATAGCTAGATCGTTGCAAATAAATATAACGACCGTTCGATCTCGTATACATCGAGCGAAATTACAGCTAAGAAGATCGATTGAAAATCAACCAGCTTTAAGGGAGATGATATTCAATGCAAAAATATAG
- a CDS encoding XTP/dITP diphosphatase yields MTKKMIIATKNIGKVKEFEALFFPYDVKVLSLLDLEDLPDIEETGSTFEENAVLKAEGIARLTGTVVIADDSGLIIDELDGSPGIFSARYAGTDKDDNANIDKVLMEMKDVPEDKRTARFYCALAFAIPGVRTEVVAGKCEGKILGEREGVNGFGYDPIFYVDVAGKSMAEILPTEKNRISHRSLALKKLEPLVADYFKKR; encoded by the coding sequence ATGACAAAAAAAATGATCATTGCTACAAAAAATATAGGAAAAGTAAAAGAGTTCGAAGCATTATTTTTTCCATATGATGTGAAAGTTTTGTCCCTATTAGATCTAGAGGATCTTCCAGATATCGAAGAAACAGGTTCAACCTTTGAAGAAAATGCTGTTTTAAAAGCAGAAGGAATCGCAAGGTTAACAGGCACTGTTGTGATTGCCGATGATTCTGGGCTGATTATAGATGAGCTTGATGGGAGTCCAGGGATTTTTTCCGCTAGGTATGCGGGGACTGATAAAGATGACAATGCTAATATAGATAAGGTTTTAATGGAAATGAAAGATGTACCTGAAGATAAAAGAACCGCTCGTTTTTATTGTGCGCTTGCTTTTGCTATTCCTGGGGTACGTACAGAAGTAGTGGCGGGTAAATGTGAAGGTAAGATATTAGGGGAACGTGAAGGCGTGAATGGTTTTGGTTATGACCCTATTTTTTATGTAGATGTCGCAGGGAAATCAATGGCTGAGATATTGCCAACGGAAAAAAATAGGATTAGCCATCGTTCCTTAGCGTTAAAAAAGCTAGAACCTTTGGTCGCCGATTATTTTAAAAAGAGGTGA
- a CDS encoding DUF4083 family protein, whose protein sequence is MEAYSNSSTLFIIIVMLLVILFTVSFGLFIRKLIVQSPYKDMQSNEIEKKLDKIITLLEEQKKR, encoded by the coding sequence ATGGAAGCATATTCTAATTCGAGCACATTGTTCATCATAATTGTTATGTTGTTAGTAATTCTTTTCACCGTATCATTTGGCTTGTTTATTCGCAAATTAATCGTCCAATCTCCCTATAAAGATATGCAATCCAATGAGATAGAAAAGAAACTTGATAAAATTATAACGCTTCTCGAGGAACAAAAGAAAAGATAG
- a CDS encoding PH domain-containing protein has product MAIKKRLHPLKMIFDLWKMIKNISFVFVFLFILKYSSESMFIYYLRLAFFAYIIYSPISYLFKWRAYKYVFKDNAVHIYEGVFIKQHRSVPLKKVQNIQKKTTIFHRIFAVTSITLETGADGEEASVKFDVISRGEADEIERAIPISMEEVAYAADANVLDDEGTGFERTKTELKRTIHFSPIKRDVIKAVFTSLSFLAFVPIVFSFIYKLDEIFELQADLKGIYHTLSGHWWMIALLVILLMVIAIVYGMISTFIKYGKYEISSDQEQIFIKKGVLAENAFSIRKGNVQAVQITQSLMKRILGLAEVKLISAGSLGEGLSDTNSLYPFLPVNRAYSMVEELLPDFRVDSTLNKLPRKSFIVRMLHIPWFVIIATILILIFKPGLWFLTIIFCLFVYILRMLNYWNTGFKIDDHFIYFKSGSLETDVFITKRDKIIEIAVTRTRLQRMYGLATIQTVNRSKPVHHSEVQDIPTGVADNFYHWYSESDVTVK; this is encoded by the coding sequence TTGGCTATCAAGAAAAGACTGCACCCATTGAAAATGATATTCGATCTTTGGAAGATGATAAAAAACATATCATTTGTTTTTGTCTTTCTATTTATCTTGAAATATAGTTCTGAATCCATGTTTATTTATTATTTAAGACTAGCTTTCTTCGCATATATTATTTATAGTCCCATATCTTATCTTTTTAAATGGCGGGCCTATAAATATGTGTTTAAGGATAATGCTGTACATATTTATGAAGGTGTTTTTATCAAGCAACATAGAAGCGTTCCTCTGAAAAAAGTGCAAAATATCCAGAAGAAGACAACTATTTTTCATCGAATTTTTGCAGTTACTTCTATTACATTAGAAACTGGTGCTGATGGAGAAGAAGCTTCCGTTAAATTTGATGTGATTTCTCGTGGTGAGGCGGATGAAATAGAGCGAGCGATCCCTATTTCAATGGAAGAAGTTGCCTATGCAGCGGATGCTAATGTGTTAGATGACGAAGGAACAGGTTTTGAAAGGACAAAAACGGAGCTAAAAAGAACGATTCACTTTAGTCCAATAAAAAGAGATGTAATCAAGGCCGTATTCACCTCTCTTAGTTTTCTCGCGTTTGTGCCGATTGTCTTTTCATTCATCTATAAGTTAGATGAGATATTTGAATTACAAGCTGACTTAAAAGGAATTTACCATACACTTTCAGGCCATTGGTGGATGATTGCGCTTCTTGTTATTTTGCTGATGGTTATTGCCATTGTATACGGAATGATTTCTACTTTTATTAAATATGGAAAATATGAAATTTCATCCGATCAAGAGCAGATATTTATTAAAAAAGGTGTTTTGGCAGAAAATGCATTTTCTATCAGAAAGGGGAATGTACAAGCTGTTCAAATTACACAATCACTTATGAAGCGGATCCTCGGCCTTGCGGAAGTAAAGTTGATAAGCGCAGGAAGCCTAGGTGAAGGACTAAGCGATACGAATTCATTATACCCATTTTTGCCAGTGAATCGCGCTTATTCAATGGTTGAAGAGCTGCTACCAGACTTCCGAGTGGATTCAACACTAAATAAATTACCCAGGAAATCATTCATTGTTAGAATGCTACATATACCTTGGTTTGTAATAATTGCAACTATACTGATTTTAATTTTTAAGCCCGGATTATGGTTTCTTACTATCATTTTTTGCTTATTCGTTTATATATTGCGGATGCTAAATTATTGGAACACAGGCTTTAAGATTGACGATCATTTTATCTATTTTAAAAGTGGCAGTCTTGAGACAGACGTATTTATCACAAAGCGTGATAAAATAATTGAAATTGCTGTGACACGTACAAGGCTCCAGCGAATGTATGGACTCGCTACAATCCAAACGGTAAATCGATCAAAACCAGTTCATCATTCTGAAGTACAGGATATTCCTACGGGTGTCGCTGATAATTTCTATCATTGGTATAGTGAAAGTGATGTGACTGTGAAATAA
- a CDS encoding SLC13 family permease produces the protein MTMEISFILLTIILMMLALIFEVSRPEVIIFIALSIFMLSGVLSVEEALKGFSNEGMLTIALLFIVAAAIQKCGLADRVITKLLGESKSKRWSLFKILTPVVGFSAFLNNTPIVITLTPILRKWCSENNLSPSKFLLPLSYATILGGTLTLIGTSTNLVVHGMLLQLGFEGLSFFQIGIVSFPAVILGLVYIIIIGYKILPNHRVMSDTVKDQTREYLSQMVVKENFPFMNRSVEDAGLRRLKGLYLIEIIRDTEKISPVKSTTIIKNGDRLIFTGLISTIAELEQMQGLQLETGSELTLNMLRNGQTQLVEAVVSHHSSLLYKRIKDSHFRSQFDAGVLAVHRHSERVVSKIGDITLKTGDTLLLLCGPDFDRKIMHSNDFYITTPLHTPPILEDQRKGWFSVITLVIMIILVTFNLISMFKAMTLTVILLLLIKVITPEEAMKSVHFQVLLLIASAFGIGTALLKSGTATFLAEGIVHIVQPYGLIAVIGSMYMLTNILTEMITNSAAAVIMFPISIEVASQMHVDPISIVIAITLAASASFSTPIGYQTNLIVYGPGGYKFKDYLKVGIPLNIIVMVSTLAMIKIIWL, from the coding sequence ATGACTATGGAAATTAGCTTCATTCTACTCACTATTATTCTAATGATGTTAGCGCTTATATTTGAAGTAAGTCGACCAGAAGTGATTATATTTATCGCATTATCTATATTTATGTTAAGTGGCGTATTGTCAGTCGAGGAAGCACTGAAAGGATTTTCAAATGAGGGAATGCTGACTATTGCATTACTCTTTATCGTTGCGGCCGCCATCCAAAAGTGTGGGCTTGCTGACCGAGTTATTACAAAGTTATTAGGAGAAAGTAAATCCAAGCGATGGTCACTTTTCAAAATATTAACACCAGTGGTTGGGTTCTCAGCTTTTTTAAATAATACGCCAATTGTGATTACATTAACGCCCATTTTGCGGAAATGGTGTTCAGAAAATAATCTATCCCCATCTAAATTTTTATTACCATTATCATATGCTACGATTCTAGGTGGGACATTAACCTTAATTGGTACATCTACAAATCTAGTTGTACATGGAATGTTGCTTCAATTAGGTTTTGAAGGGCTTTCGTTTTTTCAAATCGGCATTGTTTCATTTCCAGCGGTCATACTGGGGCTTGTTTATATCATTATAATCGGTTATAAAATTTTACCTAATCATCGGGTAATGTCTGATACGGTAAAAGATCAAACAAGGGAATATTTATCACAAATGGTTGTGAAAGAAAATTTTCCATTTATGAATAGGTCTGTAGAAGATGCAGGATTACGGAGACTAAAGGGTTTATATTTAATAGAAATCATTCGTGATACGGAGAAAATATCACCTGTAAAATCGACTACAATCATTAAAAATGGCGATCGTCTTATATTTACCGGACTCATTTCTACGATAGCGGAATTGGAGCAAATGCAGGGCTTGCAATTAGAAACTGGCTCAGAGTTGACGTTAAATATGTTGAGGAATGGACAGACTCAACTAGTAGAAGCGGTTGTTTCTCATCATTCTTCATTGCTATATAAAAGAATAAAAGATTCCCATTTTCGTAGTCAATTTGATGCTGGAGTCTTAGCTGTTCACCGTCATAGTGAAAGGGTGGTTAGTAAAATTGGCGATATCACACTTAAAACGGGTGATACGCTTTTATTATTATGTGGACCTGATTTTGATCGAAAAATAATGCATTCTAACGATTTTTATATCACGACCCCTTTACATACACCGCCTATATTAGAGGACCAAAGAAAAGGCTGGTTTTCAGTTATTACATTAGTAATCATGATTATTTTAGTTACATTCAATTTGATTTCCATGTTTAAGGCGATGACCCTAACTGTTATTTTACTATTATTAATAAAGGTTATTACACCAGAAGAAGCAATGAAATCAGTCCATTTTCAAGTACTATTGTTAATAGCTAGTGCATTCGGTATTGGTACGGCACTTTTGAAAAGTGGAACAGCTACCTTTTTGGCAGAGGGAATCGTTCATATTGTACAGCCATATGGTCTTATTGCAGTGATTGGATCTATGTATATGCTGACCAATATTTTAACGGAAATGATTACGAATAGTGCAGCTGCGGTCATTATGTTTCCGATATCGATCGAAGTTGCTTCGCAAATGCATGTAGATCCGATCTCCATTGTAATTGCGATAACACTTGCAGCATCTGCAAGTTTCTCTACCCCAATTGGATACCAGACAAATCTAATCGTTTATGGACCGGGTGGCTACAAGTTTAAGGACTATTTAAAAGTTGGGATTCCATTAAACATAATTGTTATGGTATCGACACTTGCAATGATTAAAATCATATGGCTTTAG
- a CDS encoding DUF4367 domain-containing protein, producing MQKYRKIILDDSIKEIFNQKMTESSPPLSAIEAWEKMQKTDRKPKKIYGKSMLLAAAVLLLLFSIIWSPQKGIAFGRFVHMYQMVQGSVVQLFGQIGTGVPEGGKDAPDSGASIQDSDETFQIIEGSEQLYEQISMEEAQSIADFSVKIPTYLPSGFQLDEITVKRNQNGNTEEAFIHYSKKDQGFNLTQMEVVDQFSFGNVLEQEDVVIEELLIKGQKANLVEFEDGLKQLFWVSGIYYFSIEGKLQKEELLSIAKSI from the coding sequence ATGCAAAAATATAGAAAAATAATACTAGACGATAGTATTAAAGAAATTTTCAATCAGAAAATGACGGAAAGTTCTCCCCCACTTTCTGCTATTGAAGCATGGGAGAAGATGCAAAAAACAGACAGAAAGCCGAAAAAAATCTACGGTAAATCTATGCTATTGGCTGCAGCCGTATTATTATTATTATTCTCCATTATATGGTCCCCGCAAAAAGGTATAGCTTTTGGTAGGTTTGTTCATATGTATCAAATGGTTCAAGGATCTGTTGTGCAGTTATTCGGACAAATAGGTACTGGAGTTCCAGAGGGTGGGAAGGATGCACCGGATTCGGGGGCATCGATTCAAGATTCAGATGAAACATTCCAAATTATAGAAGGTTCGGAGCAATTATATGAACAAATAAGTATGGAAGAGGCTCAAAGTATTGCAGACTTTTCAGTTAAAATACCAACATATTTACCTTCTGGTTTTCAATTAGACGAGATAACAGTAAAGAGAAACCAAAATGGAAATACGGAGGAGGCATTCATTCATTATAGTAAAAAAGATCAGGGATTCAATCTGACCCAAATGGAGGTGGTGGACCAATTTTCATTTGGAAATGTATTAGAGCAAGAAGATGTAGTGATAGAAGAGTTATTGATAAAAGGCCAAAAAGCCAACTTAGTGGAATTCGAAGATGGTCTCAAGCAGCTTTTTTGGGTATCCGGAATATATTACTTTTCAATAGAAGGAAAGTTGCAAAAAGAAGAACTTTTAAGCATTGCTAAATCTATTTGA
- the cysC gene encoding adenylyl-sulfate kinase, producing the protein MMSTNITWHDSQVTKAERQKLHKHQSAILWFTGLSASGKSTLCVAIEKRLHEHGISTYILDGDNVRHGLNKGLGFSPEDRSENIRRIGEVSKLFVDAGVITLTAFISPYIKDRDTVRKLVETKEFIEIYVKCNIEECERRDPKGLYEKARNGEIKDFTGISAPYEEPLNPEIVIENDKQPIDVSVDQVINYLLEENYLC; encoded by the coding sequence ATGATGTCCACGAATATTACATGGCATGATTCACAAGTGACAAAAGCGGAACGACAAAAACTGCATAAGCATCAAAGTGCTATTTTATGGTTTACGGGTTTATCAGCTTCCGGAAAGTCTACACTATGTGTAGCTATTGAAAAAAGATTGCATGAACATGGAATAAGTACGTATATTTTAGACGGGGACAATGTTAGGCATGGTTTAAATAAAGGACTTGGATTCAGTCCTGAAGATAGATCTGAAAACATTCGCCGAATTGGCGAGGTATCAAAACTATTTGTTGATGCAGGGGTTATTACATTAACGGCGTTCATTTCCCCATATATAAAAGATCGTGATACCGTTCGTAAGCTAGTTGAAACAAAAGAATTCATAGAGATTTATGTGAAATGTAATATTGAAGAATGTGAAAGGCGTGACCCAAAGGGGTTATATGAAAAAGCAAGAAATGGAGAGATTAAAGACTTTACTGGAATCAGTGCCCCTTATGAAGAACCGCTAAATCCAGAAATAGTGATAGAGAATGATAAGCAACCTATAGATGTATCCGTAGATCAGGTTATAAATTATTTATTAGAAGAAAATTATCTATGCTAA